ACTCTTTTATCTTTTGAATCATCTTATCACCATCATTCTACTCCGGTTACTTCTTGATAGTTATCCTTTGTAATGATCTCTGCATTAAAAAGTTGTCGCTGGGGCATCGGCTCAGAATATAGAATATATTCCATTAAAATTTCCGCTGATTTTTTTCCTATTTTTTTGGGTGAATAATAGCTCGACGCTTTAAGCGCAGAATATTCACGGTTAAACTCATCTAGTGCTAATGTCCCGCCGATACTGATAATGCTTGCATTTTGATCCAGTCCTAATTGTTCCAAGCTCCTAACAACTCCAATAGCGCCTTCATCATTGCCTGTCATTACCAACCATGTTGTAATTTCTTTTTCTTGTGTGAACATATCCATCGCTACATTAAACGCATTTTCCGTCTCTCCATTATAATTGATACGAAAAATCCGATTCACATCAAATCCTGGAATCATCTCGACAAACCGCTCATACTGTCCATTTGCGCGCTCTTTCATATTTATTTGTTGATTATTTTCAAGAATTAAAACACCGACATCTTCCTTTATCATCAGGCCATTTTTAATCGCATAATT
This sequence is a window from Vallitaleaceae bacterium 9-2. Protein-coding genes within it:
- a CDS encoding substrate-binding domain-containing protein; translated protein: MRIGKIVIILCILLLVGCTPKGADEQQEQSEHNIAPKDRITIAGIYKDGSKGWFIHEGLSAEEEASRLGAKEFIYIDVKMDPELYEQALTSMIDEEVDGVIICIPDQNLSQMTVDILREEKIPVVATNDPIVAQSGRLLTPFVGVDDYALGDMTGDWMANYAIKNGLMIKEDVGVLILENNQQINMKERANGQYERFVEMIPGFDVNRIFRINYNGETENAFNVAMDMFTQEKEITTWLVMTGNDEGAIGVVRSLEQLGLDQNASIISIGGTLALDEFNREYSALKASSYYSPKKIGKKSAEILMEYILYSEPMPQRQLFNAEIITKDNYQEVTGVE